The genomic segment AATACGATTACCAAATATAAAGTAAAGTTTTAAAATGTCGTTGACACTTTCTTTATTTTGGAGCGCGGAAGCAAAAGAGAAAGGAGACTTGACAGTatcacttttgttttttgtttgtgaaAGTCAGTCGCCAGCTCCTCGCTTTCGTAGAAAAAACCAAGTTCAAAGAACGTGCGCTTTCCTTCATGGACCTATTAATCAGCAAGGTGCTTCTCTCTCCTGGTCAGAGCTGTAGACATCTTTCTCTTCAGGATAATCAATCTTCTCTGTCTGTTTCGTCTCCTGATCTCTTCTTTTGTTCAGggtgagtttttctttttgctctTACTTGTGTGCTTTTTTCAGCTTCTTCTTGTTTTCgttctgtttttccttttggctATCTGTTTCTTGTGGGGTTTCTTTTTCTCTGATATGCTTCTGTTTGctgatatttctttcttttttagtctATTTTTCATGATCGTACTCAACATTtccaattaacttttttatgtttcttcacgattttgatgtgattttaaTTTCTGTTCTTcgtttcaaaatgaaaaagggaGTCAAGATTAGCACCAAAATATTCATTCGATGTTCTGTCTAGCTACTTATGAGTAGGGGGCAGGGTTGAAATGATCATaattataagagaaaataaaagggcaGGGAGGAAATCAGTTCTCGATGACATTGATAGACAAATGACGCAcccttttttcctctttaatctTTAGTAGTCTGTGTCTAAGCGTGATATTGGCTGTTATCTTTCAGTTGCTTGCATTTAGGGTTTGATATGTCCAAAGATTTATAAACACATCAATCTTTCCCAAAGCTTACTCTGTCTTCAGATCATGTCTAATAGCTGTggtatttaatttcattattctgGATTAAGTACCTGAGGTTAATTGTGTTTATAATGATTCAGGTTTGTTGGTCTTTGAAGTTGTTTATTTCAAGCTTTTGAAGGTTGCTATAGAAGGGCTGTTCACTGGCAGAACAAACAGACAtgacttgtttttctttcttatgtGGTAGACGGATAGATTCTTCCCAAGAATCTCAACATATGGGTAGAGATGATGAAGGTAGACTACTGATAAATTTTGTGTTTGAGTGTGCTTGTGCTCATAAATAGACAGATTTATATGTATCTTGTCTGGAAAAGCCTGTAGAGAGACTTGTTTCAACAGGGTCATAACCTGCCATATGCATGAAAagaagttttctttttaattaacatcTTTGTTTTCCTGTCAATATGAAGgttcttattgttttatttcGTAACAGAACTTGGAAGCATTCAGAATGTTAGATGTTACACCTACAGGGAATTAAGAAATGCTACCGAAGGTTTTAGTACGGCCAACAAAATTGGGGAGGGTGGTTTTGGTTCTGTATACAAGGTAACTGAATGATTGTTATTATAATACATGACTAATGATATCAAAGTAGTTTTATATggtatttttgtgtttcttttaattgtgaATGGTACTTAAGAAATGATTATGGATGTTCAGGGACGGCTGAAACATGGGAAGATAGCTGCTATAAAAGTTCTTTCAGCCGAGTCGAGACAAGGGGTGAAAGAGTTCTTAGCAGAGATTAAAGCAATGTCAGAGATAGAGCATGAAAACTTGGTTAAGCTGTATGGATGTTGCGTAGAAGATAATCACAGAATTCTAGTTTACAATTACCTTGAGAACAATAGCCTTGCGCACACTCTTCTTGGTAATTCTtgaatatcttcttcttttgaaaTACTGATGTTTTGGTTTACACCATTGAAAAATAGTTCTGCctttttgagcttgaaacttcaTGAACAATTCATGTATATATTCCTCTCAAAATATACTTATCTGCTTTTATTACACTGAGAATCTTGGTACCAGTAAACATATATGCACATGCATATGCATATGAACCCATATGATTTATGCAAAGCTTGCTTTTATTCCATGAATCGATTGGCATCTGAGTGCTCAAGTATTTTTTCACTTTCAGATGGAGGTCATAGTCACAGCAATATCCAGTTTAGTTGGAGAACACGGACTAAGATATGCATTGGGGTAGCAAGAGGGCTTACTTTCCTTCACGAGGAAGTCAAACCATACATCGTTCATAGAGATATCAAAGCAAGCAATATTCTTCTTGACAAAGACCTCACTGCGAAAATTTCAGATTTTGGTCTGGCTAAGCTTATACCAGACAACCAGACTCATGTCAGTACACGAGTAGCTGGAACACTGTAAGTTTCC from the Populus nigra chromosome 1, ddPopNigr1.1, whole genome shotgun sequence genome contains:
- the LOC133676560 gene encoding cold-responsive protein kinase 1-like — protein: MTCFSFLCGRRIDSSQESQHMGRDDEELGSIQNVRCYTYRELRNATEGFSTANKIGEGGFGSVYKGRLKHGKIAAIKVLSAESRQGVKEFLAEIKAMSEIEHENLVKLYGCCVEDNHRILVYNYLENNSLAHTLLDGGHSHSNIQFSWRTRTKICIGVARGLTFLHEEVKPYIVHRDIKASNILLDKDLTAKISDFGLAKLIPDNQTHVSTRVAGTLGYLAPEYAIRGKLTRKADLYSFGVLLLEIVSGRNNTNTRLPVEEQYLLERTWELYERRELVSLVDASLNGDFNAEEACRFLKIGLLCTQDDPNLRPSMSTVVKMLTGRKNFDERKITKPGLISDFMDLKVRAPSKTKASASTSFNVSSGSDNQDTSILTSENSSSVTMTAFTELYNRSI